Proteins encoded by one window of Litoribacterium kuwaitense:
- a CDS encoding DnaD domain-containing protein: protein MNEKTFVQLMQQGSFAVPSFLITSYSKLGLNDHEWVLIMHIWHLQQRGVQFPSPHELSQVMSAHEDDIQAMLASLIRRGLIDLKDDLESGDMKSETLSLEPLFKKCYEWRENMTARQNAKDEEEKADELFGLFEQEFGRALSPIEYETLSMWVDKDDYSTSLIKAALREAVLGGKLSFRYIDRILFEWQKNQVKTVEDAQKHAKQFRDRKRQAPQDSSAARTATVPFYNWLE from the coding sequence ATGAACGAAAAAACGTTCGTTCAGCTCATGCAGCAAGGGAGTTTCGCTGTACCTTCATTTCTCATAACGTCCTACAGCAAACTCGGATTAAACGATCATGAGTGGGTTTTAATTATGCATATTTGGCATCTGCAGCAACGTGGCGTACAGTTTCCAAGCCCTCATGAGCTATCACAAGTGATGTCTGCTCATGAAGACGACATTCAAGCGATGCTAGCCTCTTTAATTCGCCGCGGCTTAATTGACCTTAAAGACGATTTAGAGAGCGGAGATATGAAATCAGAAACGTTGTCATTGGAACCACTCTTTAAAAAGTGTTACGAATGGCGTGAGAACATGACCGCTCGACAAAACGCGAAAGATGAAGAGGAAAAAGCGGATGAGCTATTCGGGCTGTTTGAGCAGGAATTTGGGCGGGCTTTATCCCCTATCGAATACGAAACGCTAAGCATGTGGGTGGATAAGGATGACTATTCGACTAGCCTCATTAAAGCCGCTTTGCGTGAAGCTGTTTTAGGTGGCAAACTCAGCTTTCGCTATATTGATCGCATTTTATTTGAATGGCAAAAAAATCAAGTAAAAACCGTGGAAGATGCACAAAAGCATGCAAAGCAGTTTCGTGATAGGAAGAGGCAGGCACCGCAAGATTCGTCGGCTGCGAGGACAGCGACGGTCCCTTTTTATAATTGGCTAGAGTAA
- the nth gene encoding endonuclease III — protein sequence MLSKKATIEAIETMGEMFPEAQCELRHENAFELLIAVVLSAQCTDALVNKVTASLFQKYNRPEDFIAVPLEELQNDIRSIGLYRNKSKNIQKLSQQLLEQHSGEVPNSREALEALPGVGRKTANVVLSVAFNEPAIAVDTHVERVSKRLGICRWKDSVRQVEETLMAKLPPEAWSITHHRMIFFGRYHCKAQSPQCRECPLLDMCREGQKRMKGAAV from the coding sequence ATGCTCTCAAAAAAAGCAACCATTGAAGCCATTGAGACGATGGGAGAGATGTTTCCTGAGGCGCAGTGTGAGCTGCGCCATGAAAATGCATTTGAATTGTTAATCGCGGTCGTTTTATCGGCTCAATGCACAGATGCGCTTGTGAACAAAGTGACCGCTTCATTATTTCAAAAATATAACAGGCCAGAGGACTTTATTGCCGTTCCTTTAGAAGAGCTGCAAAACGATATTCGTTCGATCGGTCTTTATCGCAATAAGTCTAAAAACATCCAAAAGCTTAGTCAACAATTGCTTGAGCAGCACAGTGGGGAAGTGCCAAACAGTAGAGAAGCCTTGGAAGCACTCCCGGGCGTTGGACGAAAGACGGCCAACGTCGTGCTGTCTGTTGCATTTAACGAGCCAGCCATCGCTGTAGATACCCACGTTGAGCGGGTAAGCAAACGACTTGGAATTTGCCGATGGAAAGATTCTGTACGACAAGTGGAAGAGACGCTTATGGCAAAGCTACCTCCCGAAGCATGGAGTATAACGCATCACCGAATGATCTTTTTTGGACGCTACCACTGTAAGGCGCAGTCGCCGCAGTGTCGAGAGTGTCCGCTTCTTGATATGTGTCGAGAAGGGCAGAAAAGAATGAAGGGGGCAGCTGTATGA
- a CDS encoding YpoC family protein, producing MTAIQVPASFSIRPFYEQSARIHLPKGDAPLSAWLESVPFAIDVAAALHEPHVRIYEAPYSEFNEVFNWWEDTWKGPIQTAFSNDEKDVAGPMMIQGTANFLSLLFWIGRQPVQALTSWQEDMLQCPITPMNLKERMPFIVSRPRHYASFIQLNQMYIELRKSLAVYRLKHS from the coding sequence ATGACGGCCATTCAAGTGCCTGCATCATTTAGCATTCGTCCTTTTTATGAGCAGAGTGCCCGCATTCATCTGCCAAAAGGCGATGCGCCGTTATCTGCATGGCTTGAGAGCGTCCCTTTTGCCATTGATGTAGCAGCGGCGCTTCATGAGCCGCATGTCCGTATATATGAAGCGCCATACTCCGAGTTTAATGAAGTGTTTAACTGGTGGGAAGACACGTGGAAAGGACCGATTCAAACGGCGTTTTCAAACGATGAGAAGGATGTTGCTGGCCCGATGATGATTCAAGGCACTGCAAATTTTCTCTCCCTATTGTTTTGGATCGGACGCCAACCTGTTCAAGCATTGACCAGTTGGCAGGAAGACATGCTTCAATGCCCGATTACCCCAATGAATTTAAAAGAACGCATGCCCTTTATTGTGTCCAGACCTCGTCATTATGCATCTTTCATTCAATTAAATCAGATGTATATTGAGCTGCGCAAGTCGCTGGCGGTTTATCGCCTGAAGCATTCGTAA
- a CDS encoding penicillin-binding protein 1A: protein MADQYKTRTERKKGSQRKTASSSTQKNKKPKKKGSLFKNIMLGLTIFFLLCISIAGVAAAFIIKDAPKISAEALESPLSSRIYDVNGNEIAELGMEKREQVNIDDIPDVVKDAFIATEDVRFKKHFGIDLRRIGGAVIANFQDGFGAEGASTITQQVVKNYLLTSEKTMTRKIQEAWLSIKLEQQYSKDQILELYLNKILFAQDIYGVAKATEFYFNKDITTDEITVEEAALLAGLPQSPNYYNPFRNPEAAEQRRNTVISLMEQHGFIDASAAEQAKAIPVIDSIVEKQDNPQPYDAYIDQVIEEFQAKTDIDLYSSGVEVYTHLDPEAQRVVEQALDTNQYVQYPDDQFQAGIAVVNTKTGGAAAIGGGRNQEVKRGYNYATDINRQPGSTIKPILDFAPAIEHLEWSTYHPIVDEPYEYSDGTPINNWDNRHLGQMTLRTALAKSRNIPALKAMQAVGLPKAKSFAEGLGIDVGENIYESYSIGGFNGVSPLEMAGAYSAFGNKGIYSKPHTIAKVVFPDGSEQSFTPEPTVAMKESTAFMTTDMLKSVMTSGTGTAANVSNVPVAGKTGTSNFDDETRAKYGLPQGAVPDSWFAGYSTEYSIAIWTGYPKTTSEYYMDYSAQQISKQLFRSIMTEISSGQVADFEQPDSVVRVGIEKGSNPPRLPSDFTPQSEIVYEYFIRGTEPSVRSERFEAEEPDAVSGLTATFDEEAMQVLLRWDSISDEATYEVEVSIDDGNYEPLTTTDETSVSFPDVIPGAIYSFRVTASENELTGPAASTTIEIPDGTEDDNDGEPGEDGLDDEESNPEESDGDGEENPDDDIPGFPWDDPEENNDGDEEQPNDNEEQTPPSGNNDNEQEQEGNSPPSEDQPSSDGAQSSGQREDDERTSNSQND from the coding sequence ATGGCAGATCAATATAAGACGAGGACAGAACGTAAAAAGGGATCTCAACGAAAAACAGCGTCCTCATCAACTCAGAAAAACAAAAAGCCGAAGAAAAAGGGATCTCTGTTTAAAAACATCATGCTCGGGCTGACGATTTTTTTCTTGCTTTGTATATCCATCGCAGGAGTCGCTGCCGCTTTTATTATTAAAGATGCACCAAAAATTAGTGCTGAAGCATTGGAATCACCGCTTTCATCACGAATTTATGATGTCAATGGTAACGAAATTGCAGAGCTTGGCATGGAGAAGCGAGAGCAAGTCAACATCGATGACATTCCCGACGTCGTAAAAGACGCTTTTATCGCTACTGAAGATGTCCGCTTTAAAAAGCACTTTGGTATCGACTTACGGCGAATTGGCGGAGCAGTCATTGCTAACTTCCAAGATGGCTTCGGTGCTGAAGGAGCTAGTACGATTACCCAACAGGTCGTTAAAAATTACTTACTGACTTCAGAAAAAACGATGACTCGTAAAATTCAAGAGGCATGGCTCTCCATTAAGCTCGAGCAGCAATATTCAAAAGACCAAATTCTTGAGCTCTATCTAAATAAGATTTTATTTGCTCAAGATATATATGGCGTCGCTAAAGCAACGGAATTTTATTTTAATAAGGACATTACGACAGACGAAATCACCGTTGAGGAAGCGGCTCTCTTAGCTGGATTACCGCAAAGTCCAAATTACTACAACCCATTTCGTAATCCGGAAGCCGCTGAACAACGACGCAATACCGTCATTTCTCTGATGGAACAACATGGATTTATTGATGCGTCCGCGGCTGAACAGGCAAAGGCTATACCAGTCATCGATTCGATTGTCGAGAAACAGGATAACCCTCAGCCATACGATGCTTACATTGACCAGGTCATTGAAGAATTTCAAGCGAAAACTGACATTGACCTTTACTCTTCAGGTGTTGAAGTCTACACACACCTAGATCCTGAAGCACAGCGTGTCGTCGAGCAGGCGCTAGACACAAATCAATACGTTCAGTATCCCGATGATCAGTTCCAAGCAGGGATCGCCGTCGTCAATACAAAGACAGGTGGCGCCGCTGCCATAGGAGGCGGTCGGAACCAAGAAGTAAAGCGTGGTTATAACTATGCAACAGACATTAACCGTCAGCCTGGCTCTACCATTAAGCCGATCTTAGACTTTGCACCGGCGATCGAACATCTTGAATGGTCTACCTATCATCCAATTGTTGATGAGCCTTACGAGTATTCAGATGGAACGCCAATCAATAACTGGGATAACCGTCATTTAGGACAGATGACTCTACGTACAGCACTTGCAAAGTCACGTAATATCCCAGCACTTAAAGCGATGCAAGCAGTCGGTTTGCCAAAAGCAAAATCGTTTGCCGAAGGGTTAGGAATTGACGTCGGTGAGAACATTTATGAATCTTACTCGATTGGTGGTTTCAACGGCGTGTCGCCACTTGAAATGGCTGGTGCATACAGTGCCTTTGGAAATAAGGGCATCTATAGCAAGCCGCACACCATTGCTAAGGTTGTCTTCCCTGATGGCAGTGAGCAGTCGTTCACGCCTGAGCCTACCGTTGCTATGAAGGAATCGACTGCCTTTATGACAACAGATATGCTAAAGTCTGTAATGACAAGTGGTACGGGAACAGCCGCCAACGTCTCCAACGTCCCAGTTGCCGGAAAAACCGGTACATCTAACTTTGATGACGAAACGCGGGCAAAATATGGACTGCCACAAGGTGCAGTGCCAGATAGCTGGTTTGCAGGCTACAGCACAGAGTATTCCATCGCCATTTGGACTGGGTATCCGAAAACGACGAGCGAGTATTACATGGATTATTCAGCGCAACAAATTTCAAAGCAGCTCTTCCGCAGCATTATGACCGAGATTTCAAGCGGTCAAGTCGCTGATTTTGAACAACCAGACTCCGTCGTTCGTGTCGGCATTGAAAAAGGGTCCAATCCACCTCGTCTGCCGAGCGATTTTACGCCGCAAAGCGAGATTGTATATGAATATTTTATTAGAGGGACAGAACCAAGCGTTCGTTCGGAAAGGTTTGAAGCTGAAGAGCCTGACGCAGTTAGTGGTTTGACTGCTACCTTTGATGAGGAAGCGATGCAAGTTTTGCTTCGCTGGGATTCAATCAGTGATGAGGCAACTTATGAAGTCGAAGTGTCAATTGATGATGGGAACTATGAACCACTCACAACAACAGATGAAACGAGTGTCAGCTTCCCAGACGTCATTCCCGGTGCTATTTACAGCTTCCGTGTCACAGCAAGCGAAAATGAGTTGACCGGCCCAGCTGCATCTACAACGATCGAAATTCCAGATGGCACAGAAGATGACAATGACGGTGAGCCCGGAGAAGATGGGCTCGATGATGAAGAATCAAATCCTGAGGAGTCAGATGGAGATGGCGAAGAAAATCCGGACGATGACATCCCTGGCTTCCCTTGGGACGATCCAGAAGAAAATAACGATGGCGACGAAGAACAGCCGAACGACAACGAGGAGCAAACACCTCCGTCCGGAAACAATGACAATGAACAGGAGCAAGAAGGCAACAGTCCTCCGTCAGAAGACCAACCATCATCCGATGGGGCACAAAGTTCCGGTCAGCGTGAAGATGATGAACGAACTTCAAATTCACAAAATGATTAA
- a CDS encoding DUF2515 family protein yields MNEHRLIQTIQRKTTRLNVDNISRTEAYRRMYHRLPELHWALLAASVSRNAGYQMTDLWHDDMIHGLSERVRWSLFMAYERANWLIFQDAYPQLLLYEFSCRLNKPLFHLLDRFHVSSFMYKHWMSFWKERQSHILTHALITNEQHVITRPILQEKRLKEVFTSPLFYGQQALHESVVLLPTLHGVLYGQSVQRFTHIKARIQLGRKLYQMMFFRPYSRSVRQFAQTVVHTGKRLDYQKYIHLGHDFSGPLLRAAVPMIRHQRFTANDWFIHLRYLEPKHHGTLIDEPLNRWFDDKRKQLTFLLRMLAYFPKT; encoded by the coding sequence GTGAACGAACATCGTCTCATTCAGACCATTCAACGAAAGACGACTCGTTTAAATGTCGATAATATTAGTCGCACTGAAGCTTATCGCAGGATGTATCATCGACTGCCAGAGCTGCATTGGGCGTTACTTGCAGCTTCGGTGTCAAGAAATGCCGGTTATCAAATGACTGATCTTTGGCATGATGACATGATTCATGGTCTTTCAGAGCGGGTGCGTTGGTCATTATTTATGGCGTATGAGCGGGCGAATTGGCTCATTTTTCAAGATGCATATCCTCAGCTGCTTTTATATGAATTCTCCTGCCGACTGAACAAGCCTTTATTTCATCTATTAGATCGATTTCACGTGTCGTCGTTTATGTACAAGCATTGGATGTCTTTTTGGAAGGAACGTCAATCGCACATACTTACACATGCGTTGATTACGAATGAACAGCATGTCATTACCCGCCCGATTTTACAAGAAAAAAGGTTAAAAGAAGTATTTACGTCGCCGCTGTTCTACGGTCAACAGGCCTTGCACGAAAGTGTCGTTCTTCTCCCGACGCTTCACGGTGTGCTGTATGGTCAGTCTGTACAACGTTTTACGCATATAAAAGCCCGAATACAGCTTGGGCGCAAGTTGTATCAAATGATGTTTTTCCGACCGTATAGCCGGTCAGTGAGACAGTTTGCTCAAACGGTTGTTCATACAGGAAAGCGTCTTGACTACCAGAAGTATATCCATCTCGGACACGATTTTTCTGGGCCGTTGTTACGAGCTGCAGTACCGATGATACGACATCAGCGTTTCACAGCAAATGATTGGTTTATTCACCTTCGTTATCTCGAGCCGAAACATCACGGTACATTAATTGATGAACCGTTAAATCGCTGGTTTGATGATAAACGAAAGCAGCTTACTTTTCTTTTACGTATGCTAGCTTATTTTCCAAAAACATAA
- a CDS encoding MerR family transcriptional regulator has protein sequence MWGETHAGTVKTKEASDELGIGMTTIRNWVRKYDIPCERNDKGHFVFHQEALDTLILLKKQNGVLNDEPPTEKEGLPIDEFYSRMDALVDRVDKIDRELKAKADDVVTVQMLQHRREMDELIEKVEHVERKIDRLVSQINQAPEQQEQSTLNEKPKRKRLLHRFGF, from the coding sequence ATATGGGGGGAGACTCATGCAGGCACCGTTAAAACGAAGGAAGCGTCTGATGAACTAGGTATTGGGATGACAACGATTCGCAACTGGGTCAGAAAGTACGATATTCCTTGTGAGCGTAATGATAAAGGTCACTTTGTGTTTCACCAGGAGGCACTCGATACGCTAATCCTGCTGAAGAAACAAAATGGTGTATTAAATGATGAGCCACCAACGGAAAAAGAAGGATTACCTATTGACGAGTTTTATAGCCGAATGGATGCTTTAGTGGATCGAGTCGATAAGATAGATCGCGAATTAAAAGCAAAAGCGGACGATGTCGTCACAGTACAAATGCTCCAGCATCGACGAGAAATGGACGAATTAATCGAAAAAGTCGAGCATGTCGAGCGTAAAATTGATCGCCTCGTGAGTCAAATCAATCAAGCACCTGAACAACAAGAGCAAAGTACGTTGAATGAAAAACCGAAAAGAAAACGTTTGCTGCATCGTTTTGGTTTTTAA
- a CDS encoding YppE family protein has protein sequence MIRDSTRFIYVKRNLLRQTEAMKTQYLERSPSPDYEVDFYGEVKPFVDEVTETAEAWRVEAKQWIKEARPLYIHPVQVDKTVENALMAAVQCFHTKVRKTRFINTIEAIIYVLESIEAALQPKEQ, from the coding sequence ATGATACGTGATTCAACACGATTTATATACGTTAAACGAAACCTTTTACGCCAAACCGAAGCGATGAAGACGCAATATTTAGAGCGCAGTCCGTCTCCTGATTATGAGGTCGACTTTTACGGAGAAGTGAAGCCCTTTGTTGATGAAGTGACCGAGACTGCCGAAGCGTGGCGCGTGGAAGCAAAGCAATGGATAAAAGAAGCTCGTCCTTTGTATATCCATCCAGTACAAGTCGATAAGACCGTTGAAAATGCTTTGATGGCTGCCGTGCAATGCTTCCATACAAAAGTACGGAAAACACGTTTCATTAATACGATAGAGGCAATCATCTATGTCCTGGAAAGTATCGAAGCAGCGCTTCAACCAAAGGAGCAATAA
- the ligD gene encoding DNA ligase D: MTTGFTFTPPMKPVLSTRWPEEMAQWVFEPKWDGYRMQLLIDRQHIALRSMHNHDYSHAFPEIITAAKRIAEKLHHELPIVLDGEMTMLDSALHCRFDLLVKRANRKTQTNDDKATLKATFCVFDLLSSGSISRKNEPLITRKTHLKKLAELGGFADPPKRGSTIALAPTYTNYAPLWKDIIREKGEGVVAKKRHSLYVSGRSDVWKKYKNWQKVAVVIIAETETGYFKGVVLQNGAWVSVCTIRHGMSPEEATALSAVLKNNPNAPPSIVLEVLTIGYANGALRDVRFSRFLPHRSPHSCTFTALTTGLAYTPDVTRPEKILWPKQQWTKNDYVQYMKSVAFDMMSFLHGRALTVVRWPNGVNEASFYQKHTPAYAPQTVKQACGEPDGMICLEMDGLLWLANQAAIEFHAPFHRDGEHHPRELVIDIDPYPSAPIEKIATAALQIKALFDSFSLFTFVKSSGSRGLQLYIPLQPNVVSYVETRLFMEAVAELLLAQAPNLWTIERRIDRRGNKMYLDYVQHHPKKTIIAPYSCRGREEGYVATPLSWTQVERHELFHSQKDVLEQRARGHLPFLQMDETRQKTQSTSRQWPMLCVLPTRHKC, from the coding sequence GTGACAACGGGTTTTACATTCACTCCACCTATGAAGCCAGTTCTTTCTACGCGTTGGCCAGAGGAAATGGCCCAATGGGTGTTTGAACCGAAGTGGGACGGCTACCGAATGCAGCTTTTGATCGATCGCCAACACATTGCGCTTAGGAGCATGCACAATCATGATTATAGCCATGCTTTTCCCGAGATTATTACAGCGGCAAAGCGCATTGCCGAAAAACTTCATCATGAACTCCCGATTGTCTTAGATGGGGAAATGACCATGTTAGACAGCGCTTTACACTGTCGCTTTGATTTGCTCGTAAAACGGGCAAACCGAAAAACACAAACGAACGATGACAAAGCGACTTTGAAAGCCACTTTTTGTGTCTTTGATCTATTGTCGAGCGGATCGATTTCCCGTAAAAACGAACCGCTTATCACACGAAAAACACACTTAAAAAAACTGGCTGAACTTGGCGGCTTTGCAGATCCGCCAAAACGAGGAAGCACCATTGCCCTTGCGCCGACTTATACAAATTATGCACCTCTATGGAAAGACATTATTCGGGAAAAAGGAGAAGGTGTCGTCGCCAAAAAACGACATAGCCTTTACGTATCAGGGCGATCAGACGTCTGGAAAAAGTATAAAAACTGGCAGAAGGTTGCTGTTGTCATTATCGCCGAAACAGAGACAGGCTATTTTAAAGGGGTAGTATTACAAAATGGAGCATGGGTATCAGTCTGTACGATCCGCCACGGTATGTCACCTGAAGAAGCGACCGCGTTATCAGCAGTGCTTAAAAACAATCCAAATGCGCCACCAAGTATTGTGCTGGAAGTATTGACGATCGGTTATGCCAATGGCGCGTTACGAGACGTCCGCTTTTCACGTTTTTTGCCTCATCGTTCCCCACATTCGTGTACTTTCACAGCCTTGACAACCGGGCTAGCCTACACACCTGATGTGACACGGCCTGAGAAAATATTGTGGCCAAAGCAGCAATGGACGAAAAACGATTATGTGCAATATATGAAAAGCGTTGCCTTTGATATGATGTCTTTCCTCCACGGACGGGCTTTAACAGTAGTGCGTTGGCCAAATGGTGTTAATGAAGCTTCTTTTTATCAGAAACACACGCCGGCATATGCGCCTCAGACTGTCAAACAAGCTTGTGGTGAACCTGATGGAATGATTTGTCTTGAGATGGATGGGCTCTTATGGCTCGCTAACCAAGCAGCAATTGAGTTTCATGCCCCCTTCCATCGCGACGGTGAGCATCACCCACGTGAGCTTGTCATTGATATCGACCCATATCCGTCTGCACCTATAGAGAAGATCGCCACAGCCGCACTCCAAATCAAAGCATTGTTTGATTCATTTTCCTTGTTCACTTTTGTGAAATCTTCAGGCAGCCGGGGCCTACAACTGTATATCCCCCTCCAGCCTAATGTAGTGTCGTATGTAGAGACTCGTCTGTTTATGGAAGCTGTTGCTGAACTTTTGCTCGCCCAAGCGCCAAACCTTTGGACGATTGAGCGAAGAATCGATCGCCGCGGCAACAAAATGTACCTTGATTACGTTCAGCATCATCCGAAAAAAACCATCATTGCCCCGTACTCCTGTCGTGGACGAGAAGAGGGCTATGTCGCAACACCACTCAGTTGGACACAAGTAGAACGGCACGAGCTTTTTCATTCGCAAAAAGATGTGCTCGAGCAGCGCGCTAGAGGTCACTTGCCATTTTTACAAATGGATGAGACAAGACAAAAAACACAAAGCACCTCCAGGCAATGGCCGATGCTTTGCGTTCTCCCCACTCGTCATAAATGTTGA
- the ku gene encoding non-homologous end joining protein Ku, which translates to MHTIWKGAISFGLVNIPVKLYKATDSPSIPLRQLHNVCNTPIQYKKHCPTCDIDVSGKDIVKGYEYEKDTFKVVNEETLEKLQSDNSPKAVSIQQFVSVTEIDPVYYHTSYYLGPDATGHKPYALLHEALHETNKAGIATIVLRQKEHLALIRPYDNVLLMETMHFPENLRSTEQVPDLPKETTVSEKELATAEKLIEQLTEPFEPAAFKNTYAERFKDALLNTETMISAGETHKKETNVHDLMKTLQASIDQTQPEQHPPKKQKTARKTKTAPGKKAT; encoded by the coding sequence ATGCACACCATTTGGAAAGGTGCCATTAGCTTCGGCTTAGTAAACATTCCTGTCAAATTATATAAAGCGACAGACAGTCCATCCATTCCCTTAAGACAACTTCATAACGTATGCAACACTCCTATTCAATACAAGAAGCATTGTCCTACGTGTGACATTGATGTGTCAGGAAAAGACATCGTAAAAGGGTATGAATATGAAAAAGATACATTTAAAGTCGTCAATGAGGAAACGTTAGAAAAACTGCAAAGCGACAACAGCCCGAAAGCTGTATCAATACAACAATTTGTTTCAGTCACTGAAATAGACCCTGTCTATTATCATACGTCGTATTACCTTGGACCTGATGCGACTGGTCATAAGCCATATGCCCTGTTACACGAAGCACTTCACGAAACAAACAAAGCAGGGATTGCCACCATCGTATTACGGCAAAAAGAACACCTTGCGTTAATCCGTCCGTATGACAACGTGTTGCTTATGGAAACGATGCACTTTCCGGAGAATCTTCGTTCCACAGAGCAAGTGCCAGACCTGCCCAAAGAAACGACGGTGTCGGAAAAGGAATTGGCAACAGCGGAAAAACTCATAGAGCAATTAACTGAGCCCTTTGAACCGGCAGCCTTTAAAAATACGTATGCTGAACGATTCAAAGATGCTTTACTCAATACAGAAACAATGATTTCAGCTGGGGAAACTCACAAAAAGGAAACAAATGTTCATGATTTAATGAAAACATTGCAAGCCAGTATTGATCAGACTCAACCAGAGCAGCATCCACCGAAAAAACAAAAGACCGCTCGTAAAACTAAAACAGCACCAGGAAAGAAAGCAACGTGA
- a CDS encoding class I SAM-dependent methyltransferase — protein sequence MNYLEVIANRSVPFAHPGGRGATLWMAEQAGVTASSLVLEAGCGTGHSGALLAKEMKAKVIGVDRDVNFIQAAKKAHPQHQYVTADLCQLPFNDASFDFIFCESVLSFVQPIDRVLAEMRRVLKEEGSIWCNEMTMLHPLQHQEQRTLTSFYGFSKMWTEEDWQDVCQHARLSFEKKKSGTIIDGLLMANPQDFIVEEEPFTNEEVRVLDMHQQLTMKHSTALGFTIWKAQKNFNDRNVK from the coding sequence ATGAATTATTTAGAAGTGATTGCTAATCGAAGCGTCCCGTTTGCTCATCCGGGTGGGCGCGGGGCAACACTTTGGATGGCGGAGCAAGCGGGCGTAACGGCGTCGTCTCTCGTGCTGGAAGCGGGTTGTGGCACTGGACATTCTGGAGCATTATTGGCAAAAGAAATGAAAGCAAAGGTGATCGGAGTTGACCGTGATGTGAACTTCATTCAAGCGGCTAAAAAAGCGCACCCACAACATCAATACGTCACCGCAGATCTATGTCAGCTCCCGTTTAATGATGCTTCATTTGATTTTATCTTTTGCGAATCGGTGCTCTCATTTGTTCAGCCGATTGATCGTGTGCTGGCTGAAATGCGACGAGTGCTCAAGGAAGAAGGGTCTATTTGGTGTAATGAAATGACGATGCTTCATCCGCTTCAGCATCAAGAGCAAAGGACGCTGACGTCATTTTATGGATTTTCTAAAATGTGGACAGAAGAAGATTGGCAAGACGTATGTCAGCACGCTAGGCTAAGCTTTGAGAAGAAAAAATCTGGTACAATTATCGACGGTTTGCTCATGGCAAATCCGCAAGACTTTATTGTTGAAGAAGAGCCATTTACAAATGAAGAAGTACGTGTTCTAGACATGCATCAACAACTCACGATGAAGCACAGTACAGCGCTCGGTTTCACCATTTGGAAAGCGCAAAAAAATTTCAATGACCGTAATGTAAAGTAA